A single Vigna radiata var. radiata cultivar VC1973A chromosome 8, Vradiata_ver6, whole genome shotgun sequence DNA region contains:
- the LOC106771341 gene encoding uncharacterized protein LOC106771341 isoform X1 produces MFFTSPPGNPRAVKVEYAKWKCNVTVPCGKAVPSNVKASKLIIIHHLLFHFNTVMRLHWRWNGIISTNSIHQFEVLAGSKIVVAVGPSNLVVGPVATFVRDNPMIMIVDIMCADI; encoded by the exons ATGTTCTTCACATCGCCACCAGGAAATCCCCGTGCGGTGAAG GTGGAATATGCAAAGTGGAAATGCAATGTGACTGTTCCTTGTGGCAAAGCAGTGCCATCAAATGTCAAGGCTTCTAAGCTCAT TATAATCCACCATTTACTCTTCCATTTCAACACCGTAATGAGATTGCATTGGAGGTGGAATGGAATAATAAGTACTAATAGTATTCATCAATTTGAG GTTTTAGCAGGATCAAAAATTGTTGTTGCNGTTGGACCTAGTAACCTTGTTGTTGGACCTG TTGCTACCTTTGTTCGAGACAACCCAATGATAATGATTGTAGATATTATGTGTGCCgatatatga
- the LOC106771341 gene encoding poly [ADP-ribose] polymerase 1-like isoform X2 translates to MFFTSPPGNPRAVKVEYAKWKCNVTVPCGKAVPSNVKASKLMYDEYIVYNTTQVLAGSKIVVAVGPSNLVVGPVATFVRDNPMIMIVDIMCADI, encoded by the exons ATGTTCTTCACATCGCCACCAGGAAATCCCCGTGCGGTGAAG GTGGAATATGCAAAGTGGAAATGCAATGTGACTGTTCCTTGTGGCAAAGCAGTGCCATCAAATGTCAAGGCTTCTAAGCTCATGTACGATGAGTATATTGTTTATAATACTACCCAA GTTTTAGCAGGATCAAAAATTGTTGTTGCNGTTGGACCTAGTAACCTTGTTGTTGGACCTG TTGCTACCTTTGTTCGAGACAACCCAATGATAATGATTGTAGATATTATGTGTGCCgatatatga
- the LOC106771341 gene encoding uncharacterized protein LOC106771341 isoform X3 gives MSRLLSSCTMSILFIILPNIIHHLLFHFNTVMRLHWRWNGIISTNSIHQFEVLAGSKIVVAVGPSNLVVGPVATFVRDNPMIMIVDIMCADI, from the exons ATGTCAAGGCTTCTAAGCTCATGTACGATGAGTATATTGTTTATAATACTACCCAA TATAATCCACCATTTACTCTTCCATTTCAACACCGTAATGAGATTGCATTGGAGGTGGAATGGAATAATAAGTACTAATAGTATTCATCAATTTGAG GTTTTAGCAGGATCAAAAATTGTTGTTGCNGTTGGACCTAGTAACCTTGTTGTTGGACCTG TTGCTACCTTTGTTCGAGACAACCCAATGATAATGATTGTAGATATTATGTGTGCCgatatatga
- the LOC106772684 gene encoding protein ROOT PRIMORDIUM DEFECTIVE 1-like isoform X5: MLRRAIPFCASRNARFGLRHKSSGGRRPKKKTYHRVAELDRVMELRKKPLMILQLTSLVQSQPHRSPLFLRDLEKNVGFVRKWAFMALIEKHPSVFRVAGTPPSVSLTARARTLAQEEAHVRASMEPLLVTNLRKLLMLCVDCKLPLQTVELVGPQLGLPSDFKDCLIPKYPQFFRVRRSRGRDCLLLEDWDSTLAVTSRETSSGSRHQPQISRTAKLILTLLSIILACQFHTHFGAWDSHSSFPCVLCEGGTNSDEEDSD, translated from the exons ATGCTCCGCCGCGCCATTCCTTTCTGCGCTTCAAGGAACGCGCGTTTCGGCCTTAGGCACAAATCCAGTGGCGGAAGAAGGCCGAAGAAGAAAACTTACCACAGAGTGGCCGAACTAGACAGAGTGATGGAACTGCGAAAGAAGCCATTGATGATTCTCCAACTCACCTCCCTCGTCCAATCTCAGCCTCACCGTTCCCCCCTCTTCCTCCGCGATCTCGAGAAGAACGTCGGCTTCGTTCGAAAATGGGCCTTCATGGCCCTCATCGAGAAACACCCCTCCGTCTTCCGCGTCGCAGGGACGCCCCCTTCCGTCTCCCTCACGGCCCGGGCCCGAACCCTAGCGCAGGAAGAGGCCCACGTCCGAGCCTCCATGGAACCCCTCTTGGTCACCAACCTACGGAAGCTGCTCATGCTCTGTGTCGATTGCAAGCTGCCGCTTCAAACGGTGGAGCTAGTTGGGCCTCAGTTGGGCCTTCCCTCCGATTTTAAGGACTGTTTGATTCCGAAGTACCCCCAGTTTTTCAGGGTTAGGCGCTCCCGTGGAAGGGATTGTCTTCTGTTGGAGGATTGGGATTCCACCTTGGCTGTCACTTCTAGAGAGACTAG CTCAGGGTCGCGGCATCAACCTCAAATTTCCAGAACTGCAAAACTCATTTTGACCCTTCTCTCAATCATTCTTGCTTGTCAATTTCATACCCATTTTGGAG CATGGGATTCTCATTCCTCTTTTCCGTGCGTGCTTTGTGAGGGAGGAACTAATTCAG ATGAAGAAGACAGTGATTGA
- the LOC106772684 gene encoding protein ROOT PRIMORDIUM DEFECTIVE 1-like isoform X4: MLRRAIPFCASRNARFGLRHKSSGGRRPKKKTYHRVAELDRVMELRKKPLMILQLTSLVQSQPHRSPLFLRDLEKNVGFVRKWAFMALIEKHPSVFRVAGTPPSVSLTARARTLAQEEAHVRASMEPLLVTNLRKLLMLCVDCKLPLQTVELVGPQLGLPSDFKDCLIPKYPQFFRVRRSRGRDCLLLEDWDSTLAVTSRETSSGSRHQPQISRTAKLILTLLSIILACQFHTHFGGTHFVSHPLHVYLSLNVYLSIIHSFGCVSCHGAIKHGILIPLFRACFVREELIQETKEI; encoded by the exons ATGCTCCGCCGCGCCATTCCTTTCTGCGCTTCAAGGAACGCGCGTTTCGGCCTTAGGCACAAATCCAGTGGCGGAAGAAGGCCGAAGAAGAAAACTTACCACAGAGTGGCCGAACTAGACAGAGTGATGGAACTGCGAAAGAAGCCATTGATGATTCTCCAACTCACCTCCCTCGTCCAATCTCAGCCTCACCGTTCCCCCCTCTTCCTCCGCGATCTCGAGAAGAACGTCGGCTTCGTTCGAAAATGGGCCTTCATGGCCCTCATCGAGAAACACCCCTCCGTCTTCCGCGTCGCAGGGACGCCCCCTTCCGTCTCCCTCACGGCCCGGGCCCGAACCCTAGCGCAGGAAGAGGCCCACGTCCGAGCCTCCATGGAACCCCTCTTGGTCACCAACCTACGGAAGCTGCTCATGCTCTGTGTCGATTGCAAGCTGCCGCTTCAAACGGTGGAGCTAGTTGGGCCTCAGTTGGGCCTTCCCTCCGATTTTAAGGACTGTTTGATTCCGAAGTACCCCCAGTTTTTCAGGGTTAGGCGCTCCCGTGGAAGGGATTGTCTTCTGTTGGAGGATTGGGATTCCACCTTGGCTGTCACTTCTAGAGAGACTAG CTCAGGGTCGCGGCATCAACCTCAAATTTCCAGAACTGCAAAACTCATTTTGACCCTTCTCTCAATCATTCTTGCTTGTCAATTTCATACCCATTTTGGAGGTACCCACTTCGTTTCTCACCCACTTCATGTTTATTTGTCTCTCAATGTTTATTTGTCAATTATTCATTCTTTTGGATGTGTCTCATGTCACGGGGCAATCAAGCATGGGATTCTCATTCCTCTTTTCCGTGCGTGCTTTGTGAGGGAGGAACTAATTCAG GAAACTAAGGAAATCTAA
- the LOC106772684 gene encoding uncharacterized protein LOC106772684 isoform X3, protein MLRRAIPFCASRNARFGLRHKSSGGRRPKKKTYHRVAELDRVMELRKKPLMILQLTSLVQSQPHRSPLFLRDLEKNVGFVRKWAFMALIEKHPSVFRVAGTPPSVSLTARARTLAQEEAHVRASMEPLLVTNLRKLLMLCVDCKLPLQTVELVGPQLGLPSDFKDCLIPKYPQFFRVRRSRGRDCLLLEDWDSTLAVTSRETSSGSRHQPQISRTAKLILTLLSIILACQFHTHFGGTHFVSHPLHVYLSLNVYLSIIHSFGCVSCHGAIKHGILIPLFRACFVREELIQMKKTVIELGDISQ, encoded by the exons ATGCTCCGCCGCGCCATTCCTTTCTGCGCTTCAAGGAACGCGCGTTTCGGCCTTAGGCACAAATCCAGTGGCGGAAGAAGGCCGAAGAAGAAAACTTACCACAGAGTGGCCGAACTAGACAGAGTGATGGAACTGCGAAAGAAGCCATTGATGATTCTCCAACTCACCTCCCTCGTCCAATCTCAGCCTCACCGTTCCCCCCTCTTCCTCCGCGATCTCGAGAAGAACGTCGGCTTCGTTCGAAAATGGGCCTTCATGGCCCTCATCGAGAAACACCCCTCCGTCTTCCGCGTCGCAGGGACGCCCCCTTCCGTCTCCCTCACGGCCCGGGCCCGAACCCTAGCGCAGGAAGAGGCCCACGTCCGAGCCTCCATGGAACCCCTCTTGGTCACCAACCTACGGAAGCTGCTCATGCTCTGTGTCGATTGCAAGCTGCCGCTTCAAACGGTGGAGCTAGTTGGGCCTCAGTTGGGCCTTCCCTCCGATTTTAAGGACTGTTTGATTCCGAAGTACCCCCAGTTTTTCAGGGTTAGGCGCTCCCGTGGAAGGGATTGTCTTCTGTTGGAGGATTGGGATTCCACCTTGGCTGTCACTTCTAGAGAGACTAG CTCAGGGTCGCGGCATCAACCTCAAATTTCCAGAACTGCAAAACTCATTTTGACCCTTCTCTCAATCATTCTTGCTTGTCAATTTCATACCCATTTTGGAGGTACCCACTTCGTTTCTCACCCACTTCATGTTTATTTGTCTCTCAATGTTTATTTGTCAATTATTCATTCTTTTGGATGTGTCTCATGTCACGGGGCAATCAAGCATGGGATTCTCATTCCTCTTTTCCGTGCGTGCTTTGTGAGGGAGGAACTAATTCAG ATGAAGAAGACAGTGATTGAACTCGGGGATATTTCACAATAA
- the LOC106772684 gene encoding protein ROOT PRIMORDIUM DEFECTIVE 1-like isoform X1, with protein sequence MLRRAIPFCASRNARFGLRHKSSGGRRPKKKTYHRVAELDRVMELRKKPLMILQLTSLVQSQPHRSPLFLRDLEKNVGFVRKWAFMALIEKHPSVFRVAGTPPSVSLTARARTLAQEEAHVRASMEPLLVTNLRKLLMLCVDCKLPLQTVELVGPQLGLPSDFKDCLIPKYPQFFRVRRSRGRDCLLLEDWDSTLAVTSRETRLAQEGVVNMKANGDRRKVKISRDGNYLGPFAFKMNFPAGFRPNVGYLEQLERWQKLEFPSPYLNARRFDSADPKARKRSVAVIHELLSLTMEKRMTSAQLEAFHAECLLPSQLLLCLIKHQGIFYLTNKEADRIIGELKS encoded by the exons ATGCTCCGCCGCGCCATTCCTTTCTGCGCTTCAAGGAACGCGCGTTTCGGCCTTAGGCACAAATCCAGTGGCGGAAGAAGGCCGAAGAAGAAAACTTACCACAGAGTGGCCGAACTAGACAGAGTGATGGAACTGCGAAAGAAGCCATTGATGATTCTCCAACTCACCTCCCTCGTCCAATCTCAGCCTCACCGTTCCCCCCTCTTCCTCCGCGATCTCGAGAAGAACGTCGGCTTCGTTCGAAAATGGGCCTTCATGGCCCTCATCGAGAAACACCCCTCCGTCTTCCGCGTCGCAGGGACGCCCCCTTCCGTCTCCCTCACGGCCCGGGCCCGAACCCTAGCGCAGGAAGAGGCCCACGTCCGAGCCTCCATGGAACCCCTCTTGGTCACCAACCTACGGAAGCTGCTCATGCTCTGTGTCGATTGCAAGCTGCCGCTTCAAACGGTGGAGCTAGTTGGGCCTCAGTTGGGCCTTCCCTCCGATTTTAAGGACTGTTTGATTCCGAAGTACCCCCAGTTTTTCAGGGTTAGGCGCTCCCGTGGAAGGGATTGTCTTCTGTTGGAGGATTGGGATTCCACCTTGGCTGTCACTTCTAGAGAGACTAG GTTGGCACAGGAAGGAGTTGTGAACATGAAGGCAAATGGAGATAGGAGGAAGGTGAAGATTTCAAGAGATGGGAACTACCTTGGTCCATTTGCATTCAAAATGAATTTTCCTGCTGGATTTAGGCCAAATGTTGGTTACCTTGAGCAGCTTGAGAGGTGGCAGAAGTTGGAGTTCCCTTCTCCTTATTTGAATGCAAGGAGATTTGATTCTGCTGATCCAAAAGCTCGAAAACGATCTGTGGCAGTGATTCATGAGCTCCTGAGCTTGACCATGGAGAAGAGGATGACATCTGCACAGCTTGAGGCATTTCATGCAGAGTGTCTTTTGCCATCTCAATTACTGCTTTGCTTGATAAAGCATCAGGGGATATTTTACCTCACTAATAAAG AAGCTGACAGAATCATTGGAGAACTCAAGAGTTGA
- the LOC106772684 gene encoding protein ROOT PRIMORDIUM DEFECTIVE 1-like isoform X2 — MLRRAIPFCASRNARFGLRHKSSGGRRPKKKTYHRVAELDRVMELRKKPLMILQLTSLVQSQPHRSPLFLRDLEKNVGFVRKWAFMALIEKHPSVFRVAGTPPSVSLTARARTLAQEEAHVRASMEPLLVTNLRKLLMLCVDCKLPLQTVELVGPQLGLPSDFKDCLIPKYPQFFRVRRSRGRDCLLLEDWDSTLAVTSRETRLAQEGVVNMKANGDRRKVKISRDGNYLGPFAFKMNFPAGFRPNVGYLEQLERWQKLEFPSPYLNARRFDSADPKARKRSVAVIHELLSLTMEKRMTSAQLEAFHAECLLPSQLLLCLIKHQGIFYLTNKDEEDSD; from the exons ATGCTCCGCCGCGCCATTCCTTTCTGCGCTTCAAGGAACGCGCGTTTCGGCCTTAGGCACAAATCCAGTGGCGGAAGAAGGCCGAAGAAGAAAACTTACCACAGAGTGGCCGAACTAGACAGAGTGATGGAACTGCGAAAGAAGCCATTGATGATTCTCCAACTCACCTCCCTCGTCCAATCTCAGCCTCACCGTTCCCCCCTCTTCCTCCGCGATCTCGAGAAGAACGTCGGCTTCGTTCGAAAATGGGCCTTCATGGCCCTCATCGAGAAACACCCCTCCGTCTTCCGCGTCGCAGGGACGCCCCCTTCCGTCTCCCTCACGGCCCGGGCCCGAACCCTAGCGCAGGAAGAGGCCCACGTCCGAGCCTCCATGGAACCCCTCTTGGTCACCAACCTACGGAAGCTGCTCATGCTCTGTGTCGATTGCAAGCTGCCGCTTCAAACGGTGGAGCTAGTTGGGCCTCAGTTGGGCCTTCCCTCCGATTTTAAGGACTGTTTGATTCCGAAGTACCCCCAGTTTTTCAGGGTTAGGCGCTCCCGTGGAAGGGATTGTCTTCTGTTGGAGGATTGGGATTCCACCTTGGCTGTCACTTCTAGAGAGACTAG GTTGGCACAGGAAGGAGTTGTGAACATGAAGGCAAATGGAGATAGGAGGAAGGTGAAGATTTCAAGAGATGGGAACTACCTTGGTCCATTTGCATTCAAAATGAATTTTCCTGCTGGATTTAGGCCAAATGTTGGTTACCTTGAGCAGCTTGAGAGGTGGCAGAAGTTGGAGTTCCCTTCTCCTTATTTGAATGCAAGGAGATTTGATTCTGCTGATCCAAAAGCTCGAAAACGATCTGTGGCAGTGATTCATGAGCTCCTGAGCTTGACCATGGAGAAGAGGATGACATCTGCACAGCTTGAGGCATTTCATGCAGAGTGTCTTTTGCCATCTCAATTACTGCTTTGCTTGATAAAGCATCAGGGGATATTTTACCTCACTAATAAAG ATGAAGAAGACAGTGATTGA